One region of Roseovarius faecimaris genomic DNA includes:
- a CDS encoding type I polyketide synthase: protein MKNVNAHSVPVEPIAIVGMDVDLPGAPGINQFWENLRDGVESIEALDDEALLAAGEAPEKLAHRNYVRHAARLKAFDEFDAEFFGFSAKEAAILDPQHRKFMEVSWGALESAGHMPESFKGAIGVYAGCGMGSYFYFNLCSNPDLLDDVGLFLLRHTGNDKDFLATRISHILDLKGPSINIQTACSTSLVAVHYACNALRQGDCDMALAGGVTIELPHGRGYVFKENEILSPDGHCHAFDHRAQGTVFGSGAGCVALRRLSDAEADGDHIYAIIRGSAVNNDGADKASYLAPSVDGQAEAVARALQVADVTADTMDYVECHGTGTYLGDPIEVSALTEAYARTTNKTGFARIGSVKTNIGHLDTAAGVASLVKASLGLHNRQMPPSLGYEAPNPAIDFEHSPFSVNDSLRDWDGRGSPRRAGVNSLGVGGTNAHAILEEAPARPASEESDWPFHVLCVSGRSKAALEANTKALAEHLRANPDQPLADIAWTLKNGRRAFEKRRVVVAETHEEAAALLEEGDARRVFNHDHLGADPETVFMFPGGGAQYTHMARDLYETEPVFAEWMDRGLDHLQAQLDYDIRALWLPEEGEEAAAEAKLKQPSVQLPLIMIVEFALAQLWMSWGVKPAALVGHSMGENTAAALAGVMSFENCIDLVLLRGRLFDTVPKGGMLSVSVSVERLEELVGDDLDIASVNAPELSAVSGPDAKLDALAERLKAEEIDFQRVAIDIAAHSRMLDPILGHFRSFLQGLELKAPTLPILSNRTGEVLTAKQATDPEYWVGQLRNRVEFGACIRKLAEETQRVYLEVGPGKALSALAQMCPDLKPGQVISSLRHPDQQIADDAYFLSVIGRLWACGVEADWAQIWGEARRNRVPLPRYAFQRKRYFIEPGKAAATETAPAALMRQEEMENWGYRPLWRPRFADSSFAADQDLSRVDTQNWLVFMDDAGLGEAVAAALEAATHPVARVWPGDMTARSGEGRYTLAAEMGREAYEALMELLAEDDALPGRIAHFWGVTERETFRPGSNFFDRNLELGFYSLMHLGQSLSHADADNPVQMDIFTNGAEQLRDEPLPYPEKALVAGPAGVIPRELPGVTCRTIDLELPRRAQRGWFARGSDGEGLSPLAMRVLEEVTATPGCAQVLYRGDKRFEKSHEPAPLAAPAEAAAFRSGGVYLITGGFGGIGLTLARDIAARYGAKIALLSRDALPARNEWESYLARHGAADKTARRIQAIRALEEAGAEVLPVAGDVCNTLDMARVAAEVQARFGSLTGVIHAAGAIHDAPLLAKETAEVEAVFAPKITGLRVLDEVFPDGTLELMVLFASTSTVTRPAGQVDYAAANEYLNAFAKSRRGAKTKVVAVNWGVWAEVGMAAQAMAARLGEDQDDHWMPTGQPLLDERQIVDDVQIARTALSAARHWVIDGHRTAAGDALMPGTGSVELAAQAMAARGDSLPIEITDLSFLRALDVGEGETREMRLHLSASGEMELRSAATLDGRSGSVLNAQAQVVHLPEEEIRHVDLDAIAARCTHRDVAPEGGRLKAPQEAHLTFGPRWHVLRETAIGEGEGIATLRLPEACQADIAEGYLAHPGLLDPATGWAMHLIPGYKGGHLWVPLSYQRIALLRPLPGEIRSWVRLAEHGDGFASFDITLTDAAGLVCMEVTGFQMQRLADQAAFGKPAPLSAAEIEFDDANASAPLSPDEERLQHNITQGIRPEEGTEALMRALSLGLPQVTVSSLDLAGLVAQADAATAQETAEGQSFERPDLDGDFVAPDTPTEKALAAHWEKLLGVSPVGAEDSFFDLGGHSLIAVRLFAMIKKEWGTQFPISVLFEAPTIAKIAALIDERTGGGTAPAEAGTSEPDEGPRKQGFTHLVALNRSEGKTPPLFIVAGMFGNVLNLRHLAQQMGPDQPVYGLQARGLMGEDEPHMSVEQAAADYIAEIRQVQPHGPYRLSGFSGGGITAYEMAHQLEAMGERVDLLAMLDTPLPVRPSLSRRDKAMIKLAELRRKGPGYLREWALNRLQWELSKRQVQGDSGQGFNNHKIEMAFRHAVGQYQLRPWDGRMLLFRPPLDRHWAVSKGNYVSAEREYVFDDNQWTPWVPGTQVIEVPGDHDSMVLDPNVAVLARHLRDEIARLRTREPDRPKPADLPGAITAAE from the coding sequence ATGAAAAATGTGAATGCGCATTCGGTGCCGGTTGAGCCCATTGCGATTGTGGGTATGGATGTGGACCTGCCTGGCGCGCCCGGGATCAACCAGTTCTGGGAAAACCTGCGCGACGGCGTGGAAAGCATCGAGGCGCTGGATGACGAGGCGCTTCTGGCGGCTGGCGAAGCGCCCGAGAAACTTGCCCATCGCAATTATGTCCGTCACGCCGCACGGCTGAAGGCGTTTGACGAGTTCGACGCCGAGTTTTTCGGTTTTTCCGCCAAGGAAGCGGCCATTCTCGACCCGCAACACCGCAAGTTCATGGAGGTGAGCTGGGGTGCCCTGGAAAGTGCCGGGCATATGCCCGAAAGCTTCAAGGGCGCGATTGGTGTCTATGCGGGCTGCGGCATGGGCAGCTATTTCTATTTCAACCTGTGTTCCAACCCGGATCTTCTGGACGATGTGGGGCTGTTCCTGTTGCGCCATACCGGTAATGACAAGGATTTCCTGGCCACCCGGATCAGCCATATCCTCGACCTCAAGGGGCCGAGCATCAACATCCAGACGGCCTGTTCGACCTCGCTTGTGGCGGTGCATTATGCCTGCAATGCGCTCAGGCAGGGCGATTGCGACATGGCGCTGGCGGGCGGCGTGACCATCGAGTTGCCGCATGGACGCGGCTATGTGTTCAAGGAAAACGAGATCCTGTCGCCTGACGGGCATTGCCATGCGTTTGACCACCGCGCGCAGGGCACGGTGTTTGGCTCGGGCGCGGGCTGTGTGGCGCTGCGGCGGCTGAGCGATGCCGAGGCCGATGGCGATCATATCTATGCGATTATCCGTGGATCGGCCGTCAATAACGATGGCGCCGACAAGGCGAGCTATCTGGCGCCCTCGGTGGATGGCCAGGCCGAGGCGGTGGCCCGCGCGCTTCAGGTGGCGGACGTCACGGCGGACACGATGGATTACGTCGAATGCCACGGCACCGGCACCTATCTGGGCGACCCGATCGAGGTGTCGGCCCTGACCGAAGCCTATGCGAGAACCACGAACAAAACCGGCTTTGCCCGGATCGGGTCGGTCAAGACCAATATCGGCCATCTGGATACGGCGGCGGGTGTGGCGAGCCTGGTGAAAGCCTCGCTTGGGCTGCATAACCGGCAGATGCCGCCCTCCCTTGGCTATGAGGCGCCGAACCCGGCGATTGATTTCGAGCACAGCCCGTTCTCGGTGAACGACAGCTTGCGCGACTGGGACGGGCGCGGCTCGCCCCGGCGGGCGGGGGTGAACAGCCTGGGCGTGGGTGGCACCAATGCCCATGCGATCCTTGAGGAAGCACCGGCGCGGCCCGCTTCGGAGGAAAGTGACTGGCCCTTCCATGTGCTCTGTGTCTCGGGCCGCTCCAAAGCGGCGCTGGAGGCCAATACCAAGGCGCTGGCCGAGCATCTGCGCGCCAATCCGGACCAGCCGTTGGCCGATATTGCCTGGACACTCAAGAACGGCCGCCGGGCCTTTGAGAAACGCCGCGTGGTCGTGGCAGAGACCCATGAAGAGGCCGCGGCCCTGCTGGAGGAGGGCGATGCGCGCCGGGTCTTTAACCATGATCATCTGGGTGCGGATCCCGAGACGGTTTTCATGTTCCCCGGCGGGGGTGCGCAATACACCCATATGGCGCGCGATCTTTATGAGACCGAGCCGGTTTTTGCCGAATGGATGGACCGTGGGCTTGATCACCTTCAGGCGCAGCTTGACTATGACATTCGCGCGCTCTGGCTGCCGGAAGAGGGCGAAGAGGCCGCTGCCGAGGCGAAGCTGAAACAGCCCTCGGTGCAATTGCCGCTGATCATGATCGTGGAGTTTGCCCTGGCCCAGCTCTGGATGAGCTGGGGGGTGAAGCCTGCGGCGCTTGTCGGGCATTCCATGGGCGAAAACACCGCCGCCGCGCTGGCGGGCGTGATGAGTTTCGAGAACTGCATCGACCTTGTGCTGCTGCGCGGGCGGCTTTTTGACACGGTGCCGAAGGGCGGGATGCTGAGCGTGTCGGTCTCGGTCGAGCGTCTGGAAGAGCTGGTGGGCGATGATCTGGATATCGCGTCGGTCAATGCGCCGGAATTGAGCGCGGTTTCCGGCCCCGATGCCAAGCTTGACGCGCTGGCCGAGCGGCTGAAGGCCGAAGAGATCGACTTTCAGCGCGTCGCCATCGACATTGCCGCACATTCGCGGATGCTGGACCCGATCCTGGGCCATTTCCGCAGCTTCCTTCAGGGGCTGGAGCTGAAAGCCCCCACCTTGCCGATCCTCTCGAACCGCACCGGTGAGGTGCTGACCGCTAAGCAGGCCACCGACCCGGAATACTGGGTCGGCCAGCTACGCAATCGCGTGGAGTTCGGGGCCTGTATCCGCAAGCTGGCGGAGGAAACACAGCGCGTCTATCTCGAAGTGGGCCCCGGTAAGGCGCTGAGCGCGCTGGCGCAGATGTGCCCGGACCTGAAGCCCGGACAGGTGATCAGCAGCTTGCGCCACCCCGATCAGCAGATCGCGGATGACGCCTATTTCCTCAGCGTGATCGGCCGCCTCTGGGCCTGCGGGGTCGAGGCGGACTGGGCGCAGATCTGGGGTGAGGCCCGGCGCAACCGCGTGCCGCTGCCGCGCTACGCCTTCCAGCGCAAACGCTATTTCATCGAGCCGGGCAAGGCCGCGGCCACCGAAACGGCGCCCGCCGCCCTGATGCGGCAGGAAGAGATGGAGAACTGGGGCTATCGCCCGCTCTGGCGTCCGCGTTTTGCCGATAGCAGTTTTGCCGCCGATCAGGATCTGTCGCGTGTCGATACGCAGAACTGGCTTGTCTTCATGGATGATGCGGGGCTGGGCGAGGCGGTGGCCGCAGCGCTCGAAGCGGCGACGCATCCGGTGGCCCGTGTGTGGCCTGGCGACATGACCGCGCGCAGCGGCGAGGGGCGCTATACGCTGGCCGCAGAGATGGGGCGCGAGGCGTATGAGGCGCTGATGGAGCTTTTGGCCGAGGATGACGCCCTGCCTGGCCGCATCGCGCATTTCTGGGGCGTGACCGAGCGTGAAACCTTCCGCCCCGGCAGCAATTTCTTCGACCGCAACCTGGAGCTGGGCTTCTACAGCCTGATGCATCTGGGCCAGTCGCTGAGCCATGCGGATGCGGACAATCCGGTGCAGATGGACATCTTCACCAACGGGGCCGAGCAGCTGCGCGATGAGCCGCTGCCCTATCCGGAAAAGGCCCTGGTCGCGGGGCCTGCGGGTGTGATCCCGCGCGAGTTGCCGGGCGTGACCTGCCGGACGATTGATCTGGAACTGCCCCGCAGGGCACAGCGCGGCTGGTTTGCGCGCGGCTCAGACGGCGAGGGCCTGAGCCCGCTGGCCATGCGCGTTCTGGAAGAGGTGACCGCCACGCCCGGATGCGCGCAGGTGCTTTATCGCGGCGACAAGCGGTTCGAGAAATCGCACGAGCCTGCGCCGCTGGCCGCGCCCGCTGAGGCGGCGGCGTTCCGCAGCGGTGGTGTTTACCTGATCACCGGTGGTTTTGGCGGGATCGGGCTGACGCTGGCGCGGGATATCGCCGCGCGCTATGGCGCGAAAATCGCGCTTCTGTCGCGCGACGCCTTGCCCGCCCGTAACGAATGGGAGAGCTATCTCGCCCGCCATGGCGCCGCCGACAAGACGGCACGGCGCATCCAGGCCATACGCGCGCTGGAAGAGGCAGGGGCAGAGGTTCTGCCGGTTGCGGGGGATGTCTGCAACACGCTCGACATGGCCCGCGTGGCGGCGGAGGTTCAGGCGCGGTTCGGCTCGCTGACCGGGGTGATCCATGCCGCAGGCGCCATTCATGACGCGCCCCTTCTGGCCAAGGAAACGGCCGAGGTGGAGGCCGTTTTTGCCCCCAAGATCACCGGCCTGCGTGTGCTCGACGAGGTGTTCCCCGACGGCACGCTGGAGCTGATGGTGCTGTTTGCGTCGACCTCGACCGTGACGCGCCCGGCGGGGCAGGTGGATTATGCTGCCGCCAACGAGTACCTGAACGCTTTTGCGAAATCCCGGCGCGGGGCCAAAACCAAGGTGGTCGCCGTCAACTGGGGTGTCTGGGCCGAGGTCGGCATGGCGGCGCAAGCCATGGCCGCGCGGCTGGGCGAGGATCAGGACGATCACTGGATGCCGACAGGCCAGCCCCTGCTGGACGAACGCCAGATCGTCGATGATGTGCAGATCGCGCGCACCGCGCTCAGTGCCGCGCGCCATTGGGTGATCGACGGGCACCGCACCGCGGCGGGCGATGCGCTGATGCCGGGCACCGGGTCTGTCGAGCTGGCGGCGCAGGCGATGGCGGCGCGCGGGGACAGCCTGCCGATCGAGATCACGGATCTGAGCTTCCTTCGGGCGCTGGATGTGGGCGAGGGCGAGACACGGGAGATGCGCCTTCATCTGAGCGCCTCCGGCGAGATGGAATTGCGCAGTGCGGCTACGCTCGACGGGCGCAGCGGCAGCGTGCTGAACGCGCAGGCGCAGGTGGTGCATCTGCCCGAGGAGGAGATCCGGCATGTGGATCTTGACGCCATCGCCGCACGTTGTACCCACCGCGATGTGGCCCCGGAGGGTGGCCGTCTCAAGGCCCCGCAGGAGGCGCATCTGACGTTCGGTCCGCGCTGGCATGTGCTGCGCGAGACGGCAATCGGCGAGGGCGAGGGGATCGCAACGCTGCGCCTGCCCGAGGCCTGCCAGGCCGATATCGCCGAAGGCTACCTTGCGCATCCCGGTCTGCTCGACCCGGCCACCGGCTGGGCGATGCATCTTATCCCAGGTTACAAAGGCGGGCATCTGTGGGTGCCGCTCAGCTATCAGCGCATCGCGCTTCTGCGCCCGCTTCCGGGTGAGATCAGAAGCTGGGTGCGGCTGGCCGAGCATGGCGACGGGTTCGCCAGTTTCGACATCACGCTGACTGATGCGGCGGGCCTTGTCTGTATGGAGGTCACCGGCTTTCAGATGCAGCGGCTGGCGGATCAGGCGGCCTTTGGCAAACCGGCCCCGCTGAGTGCGGCCGAGATCGAATTTGACGATGCGAACGCCAGCGCGCCGCTTTCACCGGACGAAGAGCGGCTGCAGCACAATATCACCCAGGGCATCCGCCCCGAGGAGGGGACCGAGGCGCTGATGCGGGCGCTGTCGCTCGGCCTGCCGCAGGTGACGGTGTCATCGCTCGACCTTGCCGGGCTGGTGGCCCAGGCCGACGCCGCCACGGCGCAGGAGACCGCCGAGGGTCAAAGCTTTGAGCGGCCCGATCTGGACGGCGATTTCGTCGCCCCCGACACGCCCACCGAAAAGGCGCTTGCGGCGCATTGGGAGAAGCTTCTTGGGGTGAGCCCGGTGGGCGCCGAAGACAGTTTCTTCGATCTTGGTGGGCATTCGCTGATCGCGGTGCGGCTCTTTGCGATGATCAAGAAGGAGTGGGGCACGCAATTCCCCATCTCGGTGCTGTTCGAGGCCCCGACGATTGCCAAAATCGCCGCCCTGATCGACGAGCGCACCGGGGGCGGCACCGCACCTGCCGAGGCGGGCACGTCAGAGCCCGACGAGGGGCCGCGCAAACAGGGCTTCACCCATCTGGTGGCGCTCAACCGTTCCGAGGGTAAAACCCCGCCACTCTTTATCGTCGCGGGCATGTTCGGCAATGTGCTCAACCTGCGTCACCTGGCACAGCAGATGGGCCCCGATCAGCCGGTCTATGGCCTGCAGGCGCGCGGTCTGATGGGCGAGGACGAGCCGCATATGAGCGTCGAGCAGGCCGCTGCCGACTATATCGCCGAGATCCGTCAGGTACAGCCGCACGGCCCGTACCGGCTGTCGGGCTTCTCGGGGGGCGGGATCACCGCCTATGAGATGGCCCACCAGCTTGAGGCGATGGGCGAGAGGGTGGACCTTCTGGCGATGCTCGATACGCCGCTGCCGGTGCGCCCGTCGCTCAGCCGCCGTGACAAGGCGATGATCAAGCTGGCGGAACTGCGGCGCAAGGGGCCGGGCTATCTGAGAGAATGGGCGCTGAACCGCCTGCAATGGGAGCTGAGCAAGCGCCAGGTGCAGGGCGACAGCGGCCAGGGCTTCAACAATCACAAGATCGAAATGGCCTTCCGCCATGCGGTGGGCCAATACCAGCTCAGGCCGTGGGACGGGCGCATGCTGCTCTTCCGCCCGCCGCTGGACCGGCATTGGGCGGTGTCAAAAGGCAATTACGTCAGCGCCGAGCGGGAATATGTCTTTGACGACAATCAATGGACGCCCTGGGTGCCCGGCACGCAGGTGATCGAAGTGCCCGGCGATCATGACAGCATGGTGCTTGATCCCAATGTGGCCGTGCTCGCCCGGCATCTGCGCGACGAGATCGCCCGGCTCCGGACCCGCGAGCCAGACCGACCGAAACCCGCCGACCTGCCCGGCGCGATCACAGCGGCGGAGTGA